In the Populus trichocarpa isolate Nisqually-1 chromosome 1, P.trichocarpa_v4.1, whole genome shotgun sequence genome, aactcTTGTTGCCTTTCTTTAACCTTCCTTGTCCCTTCCTTGTAGGATTAGGAAACTCCCTGAAATAATATAACCAATCTGTCATTAAATATCACAAGTCCTTATTTTCTTGTGTAGCtggatgaataagaaatccttataagaaaataattttgaaacattaatgaatacTCACcacacttgaaaattatgtCACAATCCATTAAAAATCCttataaaactagaaaattctcaaaacaagtTGTCGCATTCTTATTGGAAAGGatctttgaaaaataagaagtccacaagttaaaagaaaataaataacaaaattcatacagcctgttctgacctatattGCAAGGTCTTCCTGAACTCAGATTGACTTGAAAGTGTACCACGACATAGAAAaatacctctggaatcttctggtGAAATTTTAGTTTAACCCAACAGTTTGATTTAGATTTACGTTCACTAACATAAAACTAGACAGTAGaagattttatatcaaaatccgAATATAACATTTCTTTgatcatatcaaaaaatatatctttttaattgaaactatcttttcttgttcattttttttttgttttaaggaaaatatattttttttataagaatcattttttaaaacaaaaacttatcataatctaaaaaataatattcaataaaaaatagaaaaaatcatgacccgataatttgtaataaaagaaaaaataaaagaataagtacTCTAAAAAATTCGTGTGAGAAGTTTAtgataaagaataataaaatagatattttattatcaattattaattatgagcatattgttttataaatttttctcattagtcttatatataataattcaaaatctaattgtTAATaccattataaataaattataatcttattcaaaaactatgataaaattggataacattttaaatatcattttaattacttttttcttagttaatcttattcaaaataaaaataaaaagaaaaattttgaaGAGTAATATAAAATGAGGCAAGTGTTGGGCCTAGGATGATTAGGCCACGTACCTAGCCTAAAAGGAGCAACCTTGGCATTCTGGGACTACAATGTCAAGCTTGCAcgcttaactttttttttcctgacttttacttttttaaatggatgaatgatgtgttgtttactcaatttttttttaaacaagatgAACAGCGTGTCAATTCAATTTCTGGACACCATCGATAgtcaaaaaatcaagttttgggTTCTTGAATCCAAAAACcctattttaacttatttttatctaaaaacaattaaaaatattaataaataaatctatttttaaagctcaaaacaccataaaatcaatcaaaaatatttttgaaatattccaaaaaatcatattgaacttaaatctatgttttttagcaaaataaaaattctaaacccCTTTTATAGAACTTCATTCTccaaaatgaatttattgatgccaaaattattattttttcattaccaGAATATAAACAACAGAATATTTTCCCTctctttcatgattttcttgcattttcctCTCTCCTTCCTCAACACATTAGGGCCGAAACATAATTTTTGAGGAATTAAAAGTCATGGACAATTAAAGGAATAAGTTATGGTCTTTAATACTAAAAAGTGTAAGTTATTGAATCGCTAAAAACAAAGagattgaatttgtttatttttcatttttcttcgtCTTCACTAGTCTACCAGGTAAcatgaaaaaaagtaaattataaaattattctttattataaaataatgctaagtttaatattagtttattctaaaataatgtcttctttttcatcaatttttctatattatttacttctctttttttcctatttgttttttaaataaataaattaaaaaaataccactcacgtaaagggaaagaaaacgaTACCACACGTTTTGACTAAAAACCATTGGCGCCGAAACTCTTCTCGAAACAAATCAGTCGAATGGACGACGGATTACTAAAGAAGTTCTGTATTTCAATGTGCTGCTATAAAAATAGCTTTTCTTTGGTTTCTTGAATTCAGACAAAAATGTCTAAGTTAGGGTTTGGACAGAATAACAAGCAATATGGTTTAATGAAGTTGGTGTTTGCACTGTCATTGGCAACACTTGTAGGGATCGCTCTCTTCGCCCGTTTTCTTGGgacctcttcttcttccatttcttttACTAATCAATCCATTGCAGATAACAATGTAGCCAGTGACAATCACACCAACCAAGACCACCAGGTAATACATTGATCTTTttcgtcttcttctttcttgttACTTTGAATTCTATCCAATGTGTATGGTTATCAACTGGGATATTGATCTTGTTTGATTTGATGATGTTTGTTATTGATATTGAATGctcattgttttctttctcctttagAAAGAAGGTTCTGAAGATAAAAATGGCAATGTAGAAGGGAGAGTCTTATCTGCCACTTTTGCTGATTTACCAGCACCGGAGTTAGAATGGGAGCAGATGCCATCAGCACCTGTGCCTCGTCTTGATGGTTATTCAGTACAGATCAAGAACCTTCTTTATGTATTTGTTGGATATAGAAACCTTGACCATGTGAGAATCTTTCATTCTTTGCCTGATTTATTATGTTCTCTTACCTTTGAGTCCAATTGAAGATTAATTTTCAACAATGCTTCAAAAATATTTCGTATTAAACCGTGGAATGGATTTTTGTGattaaaatcaatgatttttattttttgtgttttatttcttGTCTGATTGGATGTTTGTATCTTATAGGTACACTCTCATGTTGATGTATACAATTTCAGTGATAATACATGGTGTGACAAATTTGATACCCCAAAAGACATGGCAAATTCACATTTGGGAGTGGCAACAGATGGGAGATACGTGTACATTGTCTCGGGACAATATGGTGCTCAATGCAGGACAGCCATAACTAATTGTTTCTCACTGGACACTGAGACAAGAAAATGGCACCGATTGCCTCCATTACCGGCACCAAGGTACTTGACTTGAGCAGGAAATCCATGAATGTTGAACTTACTTTCTTATCCAATCTGGGGATCAGAATTTTCAACTGCTTATTTCAAGTCCGTTTCATTATCAAGCTAATTCCTGTTTCTAGTGTTTTGACCAATGAACCTCTTTCATGTGCCTGTATTTGTGTGTTTACTACCTTGGCAGCTAATTTGTCATGTTTTGAGAGTTGttgatctttttatttagaGAAAACAAGTGTTGTCATCACATTCCTGAGAAAAATCTGATAGCCTGTAATCATCAGATTCTTTCAAATATTCATGTGATGTGCATGTTCATCTATGCAGGTTGAATGATTCCATCGTAACCCTGTTCCCAAACGccaatttatcatcattttcttgCCATTTTTTAGTTATTGGTTCTGTATTGGAGTTTCTTTAAGATAATTGGTTTCCGTTAActgatttttaatatgtataatgAGCTGCGGTAGGTTTGGTACCACAATAGGCCTTTGTCTGGATTAACTCCTTTATGCATTGCAACATCAATTTAGCTTTTGATGCTTAGGTAACAGTTGTGATCTCAAAGGATCAAATTTAGTTCTGTACTAGCAGGACCTAATGTAGTTTGGCATTGACATTAGAGAACATGAAAGAATTGCAACTGTGAAATAGGAGATGTGTCTACTAGCAGTCTATCCAAAGCTGAATATTTCAAAGCTATGTACTCAATGCcttaaatgaatattattaacatgagtTTTCAGGTATGCTCCTGCAACTCAATTATGGAGAGGCAGACTGCATGTGATGGGTGGCAGCAAGGAAAATCGCCACACACCTGGAGTAGATCACTGGAGTATTGCAGTAAAGAATGGAAAAGCATTGGAGGAGTGGCGCACTGAAATACCCATTCCCCGTCACATAGGTCTGCTTGCTGCCTTCATTTATGTTTGAAATTGGAAACAAGATTCTGTTCTGAGGGTTAATTCGCCTGGATCATTCATCTCCTGCGAAAATGTTTCACACCCAACTCTAATAATGCGGTGATTATCTTCCGTATTCTAACCGTGAATATCACTTTGGTGACAGGGCCTGTATCGTGGTCAATGATCGGCTTTTTGTCATTGGGGGTCAAGAGGGTGATTTCATGGCTAAACCTGGGTCGCCTATTTTCAAGTGTTCTCGAAGGA is a window encoding:
- the LOC18095268 gene encoding kelch repeat-containing protein At3g27220 isoform X1, which produces MSKLGFGQNNKQYGLMKLVFALSLATLVGIALFARFLGTSSSSISFTNQSIADNNVASDNHTNQDHQKEGSEDKNGNVEGRVLSATFADLPAPELEWEQMPSAPVPRLDGYSVQIKNLLYVFVGYRNLDHVHSHVDVYNFSDNTWCDKFDTPKDMANSHLGVATDGRYVYIVSGQYGAQCRTAITNCFSLDTETRKWHRLPPLPAPRYAPATQLWRGRLHVMGGSKENRHTPGVDHWSIAVKNGKALEEWRTEIPIPRHIGPVSWSMIGFLSLGVKRVISWLNLGRLFSSVLEGKR
- the LOC18095268 gene encoding kelch repeat-containing protein At3g27220 isoform X2; this encodes MSKLGFGQNNKQYGLMKLVFALSLATLVGIALFARFLGTSSSSISFTNQSIADNNVASDNHTNQDHQKEGSEDKNGNVEGRVLSATFADLPAPELEWEQMPSAPVPRLDGYSVQIKNLLYVFVGYRNLDHVHSHVDVYNFSDNTWCDKFDTPKDMANSHLGVATDGRYVYIVSGQYGAQCRTAITNCFSLDTETRKWHRLPPLPAPRYAPATQLWRGRLHVMGGSKENRHTPGVDHWSIAVKNGKALEEWRTEIPIPRHRACIVVNDRLFVIGGQEGDFMAKPGSPIFKCSRRKEVVYGDVYMLDDEMKWKTLPEMPKPDSHIECAWVIVNNSIIITGGTTEKHPNTKRMMLVGEVFQFHLDSLTWSVIGKLPFRIKTTLAGFWDGWLYFTSGQRDRGPDNPQPRKVIGELWRTKLHL